Proteins encoded by one window of Bos indicus x Bos taurus breed Angus x Brahman F1 hybrid chromosome 12, Bos_hybrid_MaternalHap_v2.0, whole genome shotgun sequence:
- the LOC113902078 gene encoding LOW QUALITY PROTEIN: protocadherin-8-like (The sequence of the model RefSeq protein was modified relative to this genomic sequence to represent the inferred CDS: inserted 4 bases in 3 codons; substituted 1 base at 1 genomic stop codon): MTYCIDLATVQLPRPSFELFQGNKTRRPGDCGLAPVEAYLHIFLSAVSLVLGRFRLINSSLRXGDKMTVWDAGLDRERLCGQAPQCVLAFNVVSFSQEQFLLVHLEVLVRDINDHAPRFPRAQIPVEVSKGAAVGTRIALEVPVDEDVGANGLQSVCLDEPHSPFRVELQTRADGAQCADLVLLQELDRESQATYSLGLVAQDGGRPPRSATAALSVHVLDANDHGPAFPQGAVAEVELAEDAPVGSLLLDLDAADPDEGPSGYVVFAFGARTPPEARRLFRLDPRSGRLTLAGPVDYERQDTYELDVXAQDPGPGPRAATCKVIVRLRDVNDNAPDISITPLAAPGAPAASPFPAAAAALGGAEATLSTGPGTPEAGAVSLVREGAARESLVALVSTSDRDSGANGQVRCALYGHEHFRLQPAYAGSYLVVTAASLDRERISEYNLTLVAEDRGAPPLRTVRPYTGRVGDENDNAPLFTRPVYEVSVRKNNPPGAYLATVAARDXLNGQVAHRLLDAEVGLAGGAXATYVSGDPVTGRLRARRSFNLEELARLQLGLEALDGGSPPLRGRATAELQMQGQDERAPRLVTPELVDGSALLPPPWDASLCSLATRQQASDADKGLDAQLTHLQLRGDGGPGGAIAAASAVPAARRPADGGRRGAGRRPAGPAALGRGASGTRASCTTWRTNGAGATAGAAAEPGRGAQSGSLSSPWPWSGSRPALAAFSWWPGSRYLAPPGPRRRKL; the protein is encoded by the exons ATGACCTACTGCATTGACCTGGCCACTGTTCAGCTCCCCAGGCCCTCCTTCGAGCTCTTTCAAGGGAACAAGACCCGGAGGCCAGGAGACTGTGGATTGGCTCCGGTGGAggcttatttgcatatttttctcTCTGCAGTCTCCCTG GTACTGGGTCGGTTCCGCCTGATAAACAGCTCGCTGCGCTAGGGCGACAAGATGACCGTCTGGGACGCGGGCCTGGACCGAGAGCGGCTGTGCGGCCAGGCCCCTCAGTGCGTGCTGGCCTTCAACGTGGTCAGCTTCTCCCAGGAGCAGTTCCTGCTGGTGCACTTGGAGGTGTTGGTGAGGGACATCAACGACCATGCGCCGCGCTTCCCCCGGGCTCAGATTCCCGTGGAGGTGTCCAAGGGCGCGGCGGTGGGCACGCGCATCGCCCTGGAGGTGCCCGTGGACGAGGATGTGGGCGCCAACGGGCTGCAAAGCGTGTGCCTGGACGAGCCCCACAGCCCCTTCCGCGTGGAGCTGCAGACGCGCGCGGACGGTGCCCAGTGCGCCGACTTGGTGCTGCTGCAGGAGCTGGACCGCGAGAGCCAGGCCACCTACAGCCTGGGGCTGGTGGCCCAGGACGGCGGCCGCCCGCCGCGCTCCGCCACGGCCGCCCTCAGCGTGCACGTGCTGGACGCCAACGACCACGGCCCGGCCTTCCCGCAGGGTGCCGTGGCGGAAGTGGAGCTGGCTGAGGACGCGCCCGTGGGCTCGCTCCTGCTAGACCTGGACGCGGCGGACCCCGACGAGGGCCCCAGCGGCTACGTGGTTTTCGCCTTCGGGGCCCGCACCCCGCCCGAGGCGCGCCGCCTCTTCCGCCTGGACCCGCGCTCCGGCCGCCTCACCCTGGCGGGGCCCGTGGACTACGAGCGCCAGGACACTTACGAACTGGACG GGGCGCAGGACCCCGGCCCCGGGCCCCGCGCCGCCACCTGCAAGGTCATCGTGCGCCTCCGCGACGTCAATGACAACGCTCCGGACATCTCCATCACCCCGCTGGCAGCCCCGGGCGCGCCTGCTGCCTCGCCcttccccgccgccgccgccgctcttGGGGGAGCGGAGGCCACCTTGTCGACCGGGCCTGGGACGCCGGAGGCGGGCGCCGTCTCGCTGGTGCGGGAGGGGGCGGCGCGCGAGAGCCTGGTGGCGCTGGTCAGCACCTCGGACAGGGACTCGGGCGCCAATGGGCAGGTGCGTTGCGCCCTCTACGGGCACGAGCACTTCCGGCTGCAGCCGGCCTACGCGGGCAGCTACCTGGTGGTGACCGCGGCGTCCCTGGACCGCGAGCGCATCTCCGAGTACAACCTGACGCTGGTGGCCGAGGACCGCGGCGCGCCCCCGCTGCGCACAGTGCGGCCCTACACGGGGCGCGTGGGCGACGAGAACGACAACGCGCCGCTCTTCACACGGCCAGTCTATGAGGTGTCAGTGCGCAAGAACAACCCGCCCGGGGCCTACTTGGCCACGGTGGCCGCCAGGGA CCTCAACGGCCAGGTCGCCCACCGGCTGCTGGACGCTGAGGTGGGCCTGGCTGGGGGCG TGGCCACCTACGTCTCGGGGGACCCCGTCACGGGGCGGCTGCGCGCACGACGGAGTTTTAACCTCGAGGAACTGGCCAGGCTGCAGCTAGGGCTGGAGGCGCTGGACGGCGGCTCGCCGCCGCTGCGAGGCCGGGCCACGGCGGAGCTGCAGATGCAGGGCCAGGACGAGCGCGCGCCCCGGCTGGTGACCCCGGAGCTCGTCGATGGCTCAGCCCTGCTGCCTCCGCCGTGGGACGCGTCCCTGTGCTCCCTGGCGACCCGACAGCAGGCCAGTGACGCGGACAAAGGCCTTGACGCGCAGCTGACTCATCTCCAGCTCCGCGGCGACGGCGGCCCCGGGGGAGCTATCGCTGCAGCGTCGGCGGTCCCCGCAGCCCGCCGGCCCGCTGACGGCGGTCGTCGCGGCGCTGGACGAAGGCCGGCTGGCCCTGCGGCGCTCGGGCGCGGTGCTTCCGGTACCCGCGCTTCCTGCACCACCTGGCGGACAAATGGTGCTGGTGCCACCGCCGGCGCCGCCGCCGAACCGGGAAGGGGCGCGCAGAGCGGCTCCTTGAGCTCTCCGTGGCCGTGGTCGGGTTCTCGGCCAGCCCTTGCAGCCTTCTCCTGGTGGCCGGGGTCACGTTACTTGGCCCCGCCCGGGCCGCGGAGGAGGAAGCTTTAG